A genomic window from Halomonas sp. LR3S48 includes:
- a CDS encoding ribonucleoside-diphosphate reductase subunit alpha, producing MELQTPDPTELSLTAPQTLRVIKRNGDVAPFDAGKIAVAMRKAFIAVEGDNVSASSRVRDFVEQASQSIARAFLRRMPDGGTVHIEDIQDQVELALMRAGEQKVARAYVLYREEHARARAATGTEIEKPHPTLNVTLPDGSRRPLDLGRIETLVFDACAELENVDPNRIVEESLKNLYDGVSVDGVSQALMMTARTLVEKEPNYTYVTARLLQDNLRREALSFLGIAEEATFGEMAEFYKPAFQAYVARGIEFEQLDPALAEFDLERLGDALDHSRDNAFTYLGLQTLYDRYFIHRDDVRYELPQVMFMRVAMGLALNEDDREARAIEFYELLSSFDYMASTPTLFNSGTVRSQLSSCYLTTVPDDLDAIYSAIRDNALLSKWAGGLGNDWTPVRALGSYIKGTNGKSQGVVPFLKVVNDTAVAVNQGGKRKGAVCAYLETWHLDVEEFLELRKNTGDDRRRTHDMNTANWVPDLFMKRVFDDKEWTLFSPATCPDLHDLYGAAFEKRYEEYEAMTRSGQLKLFKRVRAKDLWRKMLSMLFETGHPWITFKDPCNLRSPQQHAGVVHSSNLCTEITLNTSADEIAVCNLGSVNLAQHVVDGKLDDDKLKKTVRTAVRMLDNVIDINYYAVPQARNSNFKHRPVGLGIMGFQDALYAQDIAYASEEAVAFADHSMELVSYHAIEASSDLAAERGRYESFEGSLWSQGILPIDSIEKLVTERGEKYIEVDTSATQDWQRIRRKIAEQGMRNSNVMAIAPTATISNICGVSQSIEPTYQNLYVKSNLSGEFTVVNAYLVHDLKARGLWDEVMINDLKYYDGSVQPIERVPEDLRAKYATAFEMEPKWLVEAAARRQKWIDQAQSLNLYIKGVSGKKLDVTYRMAWFRGLKTTYYLRALGATSVEKSTVSRGTLNAVSNQSPSTAPEPSATPPTAQRAPRGVEDFLTGKAGSGSRAPSASDIDDLGCEACQ from the coding sequence ATGGAACTCCAGACCCCCGACCCCACCGAGCTGTCGCTCACGGCCCCGCAAACCCTGCGCGTCATCAAGCGCAACGGCGACGTGGCGCCCTTCGACGCCGGCAAGATCGCCGTCGCCATGCGCAAGGCCTTCATTGCCGTGGAGGGCGACAACGTCAGCGCCTCCTCGCGGGTCCGCGACTTCGTGGAACAGGCTAGCCAGTCCATCGCTCGCGCCTTCCTGCGCCGCATGCCGGACGGCGGCACCGTGCACATCGAGGACATCCAGGACCAGGTCGAACTGGCGCTGATGCGCGCCGGTGAGCAGAAAGTCGCCCGCGCCTACGTGCTCTATCGCGAGGAACACGCCCGGGCCCGCGCCGCGACCGGTACCGAGATCGAGAAGCCGCACCCCACGCTCAACGTCACGCTGCCCGACGGCAGCCGTCGCCCGCTGGACCTCGGCCGCATCGAAACGCTGGTGTTCGATGCCTGCGCGGAGCTCGAGAACGTCGACCCCAACCGCATCGTCGAGGAGTCGCTGAAGAACCTCTACGACGGCGTCTCGGTGGATGGCGTCTCCCAGGCGCTGATGATGACCGCGCGCACCCTGGTGGAGAAGGAGCCGAACTACACCTACGTCACCGCCCGCCTGCTGCAGGACAATCTGCGCCGCGAAGCGCTGTCGTTCCTCGGTATCGCCGAGGAGGCCACCTTCGGTGAGATGGCCGAATTCTACAAGCCGGCGTTTCAGGCCTACGTGGCCCGCGGCATCGAGTTCGAGCAGCTTGACCCGGCGCTGGCCGAGTTCGACCTCGAGCGCCTCGGCGACGCCCTCGACCATAGCCGAGACAACGCCTTCACCTACCTGGGCCTGCAGACGCTCTACGACCGCTACTTCATCCACCGTGACGACGTCCGCTACGAACTGCCCCAGGTGATGTTCATGCGCGTGGCCATGGGCCTGGCACTGAACGAAGACGACCGCGAGGCGCGCGCCATCGAGTTCTACGAGCTGCTCTCCAGCTTCGACTACATGGCCTCCACGCCGACGCTGTTCAACTCGGGCACCGTGCGCAGCCAGCTCTCCAGCTGCTACCTCACCACCGTGCCCGACGACCTCGACGCCATCTACAGTGCCATCCGCGACAACGCCCTGCTCTCCAAATGGGCCGGCGGCCTGGGCAACGACTGGACGCCGGTGCGCGCGCTGGGCTCCTACATCAAGGGTACCAACGGCAAGAGCCAGGGCGTGGTGCCGTTCCTCAAGGTGGTCAACGACACCGCCGTGGCGGTGAACCAGGGCGGCAAACGCAAGGGGGCGGTGTGCGCCTACCTCGAGACCTGGCACCTGGACGTCGAAGAGTTCCTGGAGCTGCGCAAGAATACCGGCGACGACCGCCGACGCACCCACGACATGAACACCGCCAACTGGGTGCCCGACCTGTTCATGAAGCGGGTGTTCGACGACAAGGAGTGGACGCTGTTCTCGCCCGCCACCTGCCCGGACCTGCACGACCTCTATGGCGCCGCCTTCGAGAAGCGCTATGAAGAGTACGAGGCGATGACCCGCTCGGGGCAGCTCAAGCTGTTCAAGCGCGTTCGCGCCAAGGACCTGTGGCGCAAGATGCTCTCGATGCTGTTCGAGACCGGCCACCCGTGGATCACCTTCAAGGATCCGTGCAACCTGCGAAGCCCCCAGCAGCACGCCGGCGTGGTGCACTCCTCCAACCTGTGCACCGAGATCACGCTGAACACCAGCGCCGACGAGATCGCGGTGTGCAACCTGGGCTCGGTCAACCTGGCCCAGCATGTGGTCGACGGCAAGCTCGACGACGACAAGCTGAAGAAGACCGTACGCACCGCCGTGCGCATGCTCGACAACGTCATCGACATCAACTACTACGCGGTGCCCCAGGCCAGGAACTCCAATTTCAAGCATCGCCCGGTGGGACTCGGCATCATGGGCTTCCAGGACGCCCTCTACGCCCAGGACATCGCCTACGCCTCCGAGGAAGCGGTGGCGTTCGCCGACCACTCCATGGAGCTTGTCAGCTATCACGCCATCGAGGCCTCATCGGACCTCGCCGCCGAGCGAGGCCGTTACGAAAGCTTCGAGGGCTCGCTGTGGAGTCAGGGCATCCTGCCCATCGACTCCATCGAGAAGCTGGTGACGGAGCGCGGCGAGAAGTACATCGAAGTCGATACCAGTGCCACCCAGGACTGGCAGCGTATCCGCCGGAAGATCGCCGAACAGGGCATGCGCAACTCCAACGTGATGGCGATCGCCCCCACCGCGACGATCTCCAACATCTGCGGCGTATCGCAGTCGATCGAGCCCACGTACCAGAACCTCTACGTGAAATCGAACCTCTCCGGCGAGTTCACGGTGGTCAACGCCTATCTGGTCCACGACCTCAAGGCACGCGGCCTGTGGGACGAGGTGATGATCAACGACCTGAAGTACTACGACGGCAGCGTGCAACCCATCGAGCGGGTACCGGAAGATCTCAGGGCCAAGTACGCCACCGCCTTCGAGATGGAGCCGAAGTGGCTGGTGGAGGCCGCCGCACGGCGTCAGAAATGGATCGACCAGGCCCAGTCGCTGAACCTCTACATCAAGGGCGTCTCCGGCAAGAAGCTCGACGTGACCTACCGCATGGCGTGGTTCCGCGGCCTCAAGACCACCTACTACCTGCGCGCCCTGGGCGCCACCTCGGTGGAGAAATCCACCGTGAGCCGCGGCACGCTCAATGCGGTAAGCAATCAGTCGCCTTCCACCGCGCCGGAGCCCTCCGCGACTCCGCCCACAGCGCAGAGAGCACCGCGCGGCGTGGAGGATTTCCTCACCGGCAAGGCGGGCAGCGGCTCGCGTGCGCCAAGCGCAAGTGACATCGACGACCTGGGCTGCGAGGCCTGCCAGTAA
- a CDS encoding ribonucleotide-diphosphate reductase subunit beta — MLNWDEFNEEEVSVAEQPAKAAPAPAAKPQPAATPSDEVKESSGSYQVADSDRLARARKSLEELDVAAGLEELEMGAARIEVDDKQMINARADLNQLVPFKYEWAWQKYLDGSANHWMPQEVNMNADIALWKSQDGLTADERRIVERSLGYFSTADSLVANNLVLALYRLITNPECRQYLLRQAFEEAIHTHAYQYCVESLGMDEGEVFNMYREVPSVAAKSAWSLKHTQSLARPDFNTGTPETDQELLRNLVAFYCVTEGIFFYCGFSQILSMGRRNKMTGVAEQFQYILRDESMHLNFGVDMINQIKIENPHLWTPEFQDEVTQMILEGTELEIAYARDTMPRGVLGMNAAIMEEYLHFICNRRLAQIGLKEQFPGAQNPFPWMSEIIDLRKEKNFFETRVTEYQVGGALSWD; from the coding sequence ATGCTGAACTGGGACGAATTCAACGAAGAAGAGGTTTCCGTCGCCGAGCAGCCGGCCAAGGCCGCGCCGGCACCTGCCGCCAAGCCGCAGCCCGCGGCGACCCCGAGCGATGAGGTGAAGGAAAGCAGCGGCAGCTACCAGGTGGCCGACAGCGACCGTCTGGCGCGGGCCCGCAAGTCGCTGGAGGAGCTCGACGTGGCCGCCGGCCTCGAGGAACTCGAGATGGGTGCGGCGCGCATCGAGGTCGACGACAAGCAGATGATCAACGCTCGCGCCGACCTCAACCAACTGGTGCCCTTCAAGTACGAGTGGGCCTGGCAGAAGTACCTGGACGGCAGCGCCAACCACTGGATGCCCCAGGAAGTGAACATGAACGCCGACATCGCGCTGTGGAAGAGCCAGGATGGCCTGACCGCGGACGAGCGTCGCATCGTCGAGCGCAGCCTGGGCTACTTCTCCACTGCCGACTCGCTGGTGGCCAACAACCTGGTGCTGGCCCTCTATCGCCTGATCACCAACCCCGAGTGCCGCCAGTACCTGCTGCGCCAGGCCTTCGAGGAGGCGATTCATACCCACGCCTACCAGTACTGCGTGGAGTCGCTGGGCATGGATGAGGGCGAGGTCTTCAACATGTACCGCGAGGTGCCGTCGGTGGCCGCCAAGTCGGCCTGGAGCCTCAAGCACACCCAGTCGCTGGCGCGTCCTGACTTCAATACCGGCACCCCCGAGACCGACCAGGAACTGCTGCGTAACCTGGTGGCCTTCTACTGCGTCACCGAGGGCATCTTCTTCTACTGCGGCTTCAGCCAGATCCTCTCCATGGGTCGGCGCAACAAGATGACCGGTGTGGCCGAACAGTTCCAGTACATCCTGCGCGACGAGTCGATGCACCTGAACTTCGGTGTCGACATGATCAACCAGATCAAGATCGAGAACCCGCACCTGTGGACGCCCGAGTTCCAGGACGAGGTCACCCAGATGATCCTCGAGGGCACCGAGCTCGAAATCGCCTACGCCCGCGACACCATGCCCCGCGGCGTGCTGGGCATGAACGCCGCGATCATGGAGGAGTACCTGCACTTCATCTGCAACCGCCGCCTGGCCCAGATCGGCCTCAAGGAGCAGTTCCCCGGGGCGCAGAACCCCTTCCCGTGGATGAGCGAGATCATCGACCTGCGCAAGGAGAAGAACTTCTTCGAGACCCGCGTCACCGAGTACCAGGTGGGCGGCGCGCTCAGTTGGGATTGA
- a CDS encoding PilX N-terminal domain-containing pilus assembly protein: MHQQHGAALIVVLSLLSITLMLGLSGFQSALVDERLAGNYRASTEAQMGAEQAISYAWGEGGEHLTSADFVPAASLEALESQDWEAFYPGSRAGPCRGNLRCPFRYVRVGGQYYIVAMGAIASDNQAMASSLPVVARVEFREIPDPAFTRGLLSAGHINVTGNSTLTPARYADGSINPSVVHANSIVDISVPESQRAYITSGADRMVDVPLPGERPAGEDVSQCTRATPPPHCYKRYDPDVFDEYRNRSGVIRSCSVNLNSLRHGDTVYCEGSLSVGSGSVEGKQITLVATQDVSMSGSTTTSSPVNAEIGLFVVAGRNISFSGRTDNYGVFWAGGYVSQSGTSRLYGSIVAGNYIQSSGGIDFTSINNVTNRDVYIEAEPRIVSWR; encoded by the coding sequence ATGCACCAGCAGCACGGTGCCGCGCTCATTGTCGTTTTGTCCTTGCTATCCATCACCTTGATGCTGGGGCTGTCGGGCTTCCAGTCCGCCTTGGTCGATGAGCGTCTTGCCGGCAATTATCGTGCGTCGACCGAGGCACAGATGGGGGCCGAGCAAGCCATTTCCTACGCCTGGGGCGAAGGGGGCGAGCACCTCACCTCGGCTGACTTCGTGCCCGCAGCATCCCTCGAGGCGCTGGAGTCTCAGGACTGGGAGGCGTTCTACCCCGGGAGTCGTGCCGGGCCCTGTCGCGGCAACCTGCGCTGCCCCTTTCGCTATGTGAGGGTCGGCGGACAGTACTACATCGTCGCCATGGGGGCGATCGCCAGCGACAACCAGGCGATGGCAAGCAGCCTGCCGGTGGTCGCGAGAGTCGAATTTCGTGAGATTCCCGATCCCGCCTTCACTCGGGGGTTGCTGAGCGCGGGACATATCAATGTCACGGGCAATTCCACGTTGACCCCGGCACGCTATGCGGACGGCAGTATCAATCCCAGCGTGGTGCATGCCAACAGCATCGTCGATATCAGCGTGCCGGAAAGCCAGAGAGCCTATATCACGTCCGGGGCCGACCGCATGGTCGATGTTCCTTTGCCTGGTGAGCGTCCAGCCGGCGAGGACGTATCCCAGTGCACTCGCGCAACGCCCCCTCCTCATTGCTACAAGCGCTATGACCCGGATGTCTTCGATGAGTATCGCAACCGGTCGGGTGTCATTCGCAGCTGCAGCGTCAACCTCAACTCGCTGCGCCATGGTGATACGGTGTACTGCGAAGGGAGCTTATCGGTGGGGAGCGGTAGCGTGGAGGGCAAGCAGATCACCCTGGTGGCCACGCAGGACGTGTCCATGAGCGGCTCCACGACGACCTCGAGCCCGGTCAATGCCGAAATCGGCCTTTTCGTCGTGGCGGGCCGCAACATCTCCTTCTCCGGCAGGACGGACAATTATGGTGTCTTCTGGGCCGGTGGGTATGTCAGCCAGAGCGGTACATCTCGGCTTTACGGTTCTATCGTGGCGGGGAATTACATCCAGAGCAGCGGCGGCATCGACTTCACCAGCATCAATAACGTGACCAACCGCGATGTCTATATCGAGGCTGAGCCGCGCATCGTTTCATGGCGTTAG
- a CDS encoding NUDIX hydrolase encodes MNQARRTTLRIAAAVILDSEGRLLLVRKRGTERFMQAGGKLEPGEPAEAALRRELHEELGQAPSALRLLGEFTAPAANEPGCQVHAWLFLAKLPSHSLLAAAEIAELRWVTPDEARELPLAALTREHVLPLAVRLSPSQEHTDEMERLGGS; translated from the coding sequence ATGAACCAAGCTCGGCGGACCACCTTGCGCATCGCCGCGGCAGTGATCCTCGATAGCGAGGGACGCCTGCTGCTTGTGCGCAAGCGTGGCACCGAACGCTTCATGCAAGCCGGCGGCAAGCTAGAACCAGGCGAACCCGCAGAGGCCGCGCTGCGCCGAGAGCTGCACGAAGAACTCGGCCAAGCACCGAGCGCCCTGCGTCTGCTTGGCGAATTCACTGCTCCGGCCGCCAACGAGCCCGGCTGTCAGGTCCATGCCTGGCTGTTCCTGGCCAAGCTGCCGTCACACTCGTTGTTGGCCGCCGCGGAGATCGCCGAGCTCCGCTGGGTAACGCCCGATGAGGCACGTGAGCTTCCTCTGGCGGCACTGACGCGCGAGCACGTGCTACCGCTGGCGGTACGACTGAGCCCTAGCCAAGAGCATACTGACGAAATGGAACGTCTGGGAGGCAGTTGA
- a CDS encoding cation:proton antiporter: MEQLNLALTVVGGLVLFVGLLSSPLDRSWLSTPLFAFLIGVALGPHGLSALDPMEWGDAKRMLEETARLTLGISLMGIALRLPPSYPFVHWRSLLVLLGIAMPAMFLISSLLTHWVMGLPLLLTLLVGGTVCATDPVVASSIVTGGVAKENLPDSYRHLLSSESGANDGLAYPFVLLPILLLSLPAGDAWLDWFGRVWLWEIGGGVLIGIALGWAAGRALQWSEERGFLDQPSFLSITLALTILVLGLGQLLGTNSILGVFAAGLAFDQEVGGKERSEEDNVQEAVNILLTMPVFVLFGLIAPWSEWQALGLQGALLALLVLLFRRLPVILLLRPWLPAMRNWPITLIMGWFGPIGVSALYYATLVSSRSGYDLAWTVGTLIVLASMTVHGITATPFANCYGRWQRRRRERH; encoded by the coding sequence ATGGAGCAATTGAACTTGGCGCTCACGGTCGTGGGTGGCCTGGTGCTATTCGTGGGTTTGTTGTCGAGCCCGCTGGATCGCTCCTGGCTCTCTACTCCGCTGTTTGCCTTCCTGATCGGTGTGGCGCTGGGGCCCCATGGCCTGAGCGCACTTGACCCGATGGAGTGGGGCGATGCCAAGCGAATGCTCGAGGAGACGGCGCGGCTGACGCTCGGCATCAGCTTGATGGGCATTGCGCTGCGTCTTCCGCCCAGCTATCCCTTCGTGCACTGGCGCTCGCTGCTGGTGCTGCTGGGCATCGCCATGCCGGCCATGTTCCTGATCAGCTCGCTGCTGACTCACTGGGTCATGGGCCTGCCCTTGTTGTTGACACTGCTGGTCGGCGGCACTGTCTGTGCCACCGACCCGGTGGTGGCGTCTTCCATCGTCACCGGCGGGGTGGCAAAGGAGAATCTCCCCGACAGCTATCGTCACCTGCTTTCCAGCGAGTCCGGCGCCAACGATGGCCTGGCCTATCCCTTCGTCCTGCTGCCGATCTTGCTGTTGTCCCTGCCTGCCGGAGATGCCTGGCTCGACTGGTTCGGCAGGGTCTGGCTGTGGGAGATCGGCGGGGGTGTGCTCATCGGGATCGCGCTTGGCTGGGCGGCAGGGCGAGCCTTGCAGTGGTCCGAAGAGCGTGGCTTTCTCGATCAACCTTCTTTTCTTTCCATCACCCTGGCACTCACTATCCTGGTGCTAGGCTTGGGCCAACTGTTGGGAACCAACAGCATCCTGGGTGTCTTCGCTGCTGGCCTGGCCTTTGATCAAGAAGTGGGCGGCAAGGAGCGTAGCGAGGAAGATAACGTCCAGGAGGCGGTCAACATTCTGCTGACGATGCCGGTTTTCGTCCTGTTCGGCCTGATTGCCCCTTGGTCCGAGTGGCAGGCGCTGGGTCTGCAAGGAGCGCTATTGGCCCTGCTCGTACTGCTGTTTCGCCGCCTGCCGGTCATCCTGCTGCTGCGGCCCTGGCTGCCAGCGATGCGTAACTGGCCAATCACCCTGATCATGGGCTGGTTCGGCCCGATCGGTGTGTCGGCGCTCTACTACGCCACGCTGGTGTCGAGCCGCAGCGGTTACGATCTGGCCTGGACGGTCGGCACTCTGATCGTGCTGGCCTCGATGACTGTACACGGGATTACCGCGACACCTTTCGCCAACTGCTACGGGCGTTGGCAGCGACGGCGCCGGGAGCGACATTAG